Part of the Paenibacillus sp. JNUCC32 genome is shown below.
CCGGATTCAGCTGGGCGAGATACGATAACGCCGGGAGCTCCTTTTGCAAAATTTCCAAAGCGCGGTCGCATTCGCTGCGGCGTTCATTATATTTGGAATCGACGAGTCCGCGCCGTTTGTTGGTATTCGAAATCACGATTTTGTATGCTCCGGTCCGGAAAGGCACCAGCTCATACTCCAGCGTATCGCACATTAACAGAATGGCATGATCCTGCTTGCCGTTGGCTACGGCGAATTGATCCATGATGCCGGAGTTGACGCCGACGAACAGGTTTTCCACCCGCTGCGAAAGCTTTGCGATCTCCACCGTATCCGTCTCCTTGCCCTCCATCTTCAAGAAGGCGTAAGCCGTGACCACTTCGATGGACGCTGAGGACGAGAGGCCTGCCCCGTTCGGGATATCCCCGTGGTACAGCAGGTCATAGCCGCTGCTGAGCCCGCAGCCGATTTTATTCAGCTCGGTAATGACGCCGACCGGGTAATCCGTCCATTGATCGATTTTGTAGCCATAATCCTCGTCCAGACTGATCGTTAATTCATAGGGGATATTGGTGGATGAAAAGCTCACCTTGTTATCGTCACGCGGTCGGATAATCAAGGTTGTGCCAAACTCCAGGGCTGCCGGAAGCACATAGCCCCCGTTGTAATCCAGATGCTCCCCGATCAGGTTCACGCGCCCTGGCGCATTAAATATGCGAACCTTATGCTGGCTCTCACCGTGCTTGTCCATAAATCTTTCCATAAGCTGTTGCGTCGTCACTGCCTATCACTCCATCCTGTACATATGGTAGTTTTACTGTCTTCAGTATAATGGAAATCTCGTTTACCGATAATGAAATCTTGTGTGATACATATGGATTTATGTGACTTATGGAGGTACAATAAATTTATGATCACGAAATCCCTATAGTTCCTCTTTTTCCCAAACTCATTGTAAAGGAAAATGAATGATGAAACCAACCTATTCTGTTGCTTCCAATCCAGCACAGCAAGGCGGCGGCTGGCTCCACGTGCGATTCGCCGGCGAGAGCCAGACCCTTCCGGAGCATGCGTTGGGGCCCAAAATATTCGATCATTACCTCTTGCACATCATCGAATCGGGCCATGGCGTATTTCGGACCGAAACCGACAGATACCAGCTCGGGCCCGGCGATTGCTTCCTGATTCATCCCGGCCAGATTGTCAGCTATGTATCCGATGCGAGCCAGCCGTGGCGTTACCGCTGGGTCGCCTTTGACGGAGAACACGCCGATGAAGAGATATCCCGTTTGGGGCTCACGCCCGAAAAGCCTGTCCTCCACCTTGTAGAGAACAACCCCATTCCCGGCTATGTATCCCTCATCCAGGGCCATTTTCAATCAAGGGAAGAAAGCTCTCACATGGCCGCCATCGGTTACCTGCATTTAATCTGGGCCGAGATCATGAATCAGAGCGACCGGCCGTCCCGATTGACGCTGTCAGAACCCCAGGTTCAGCGCACGGTGAAGCAGATGATCAGTTACATGGCTTCCCAATACGCTCATCCCGTCTCGATCGAACAGATGTGTACGAGCCTAGGCTACAACCGCGCATACCTGTCACGGATCTTCAAGCAGGAAACGGGCATGACTCCGATCACGTATCTGCTTAAATTAAGAATCGACCAATCCAAACGGCTGCTGCGCGAACGTCCCGATTTGTCCATCGAGCAGGTTTCCGCATCGGTCGGACTGACCGATCCGCTCTATTTCTCGCGCCAATTCAAGCGGCTCGTCGGCCGATCCCCGTCGCGGTACCGCAAGGACATCATCTCTTCATCCGCGCTTACTTAAAGAGTGCGCCCAAGCCATCCCTTAGCAAAAAAAGGAGCGTCCTTCAGGCGGTTATCATCCTAAAGGCGCTCCTTGTCATGTATCTATTTCAATCCCGCCATGTTTTCGCCAGCATCTATCCTTCCGAAGAAGATGCATTCTCCGTTTTGAGAATCGCTTCTATGCGATCCAGCTCTTCCTTCGAGAACTCCAGATTGTTCAAGGCAGCCACGTTGTCTTCAATCTGGCTTACTTTGCTAGCTCCGATCAGGGCAGACGTCACCCGGCCGCCGCGCAGAACCCAGGCGAGCGCGAATTGAGCCAGACTCTGGTTCCGGGCTTGGGCGATTTGGTTCAAGGCTCTGATCTTGCGCAGCACCTCAGGCGTGATATTGCTTTCGTTCAGGAACACGGATGCGCTTGCGGCACGGGAAT
Proteins encoded:
- a CDS encoding galactokinase, whose protein sequence is MTTQQLMERFMDKHGESQHKVRIFNAPGRVNLIGEHLDYNGGYVLPAALEFGTTLIIRPRDDNKVSFSSTNIPYELTISLDEDYGYKIDQWTDYPVGVITELNKIGCGLSSGYDLLYHGDIPNGAGLSSSASIEVVTAYAFLKMEGKETDTVEIAKLSQRVENLFVGVNSGIMDQFAVANGKQDHAILLMCDTLEYELVPFRTGAYKIVISNTNKRRGLVDSKYNERRSECDRALEILQKELPALSYLAQLNPDQFATLRDSIQDETVRRRAQHVVEENQRVLDSVKALKEGNLEVFGQYMNQSHDSLRYLYEVTGDELDALVEEAQRIPGTLGSRMTGAGFGGCTVSLVHEDAVERFIAEVGQQYEARTGLKADFYVCGVGQGVHEVKEGE
- a CDS encoding AraC family transcriptional regulator yields the protein MMKPTYSVASNPAQQGGGWLHVRFAGESQTLPEHALGPKIFDHYLLHIIESGHGVFRTETDRYQLGPGDCFLIHPGQIVSYVSDASQPWRYRWVAFDGEHADEEISRLGLTPEKPVLHLVENNPIPGYVSLIQGHFQSREESSHMAAIGYLHLIWAEIMNQSDRPSRLTLSEPQVQRTVKQMISYMASQYAHPVSIEQMCTSLGYNRAYLSRIFKQETGMTPITYLLKLRIDQSKRLLRERPDLSIEQVSASVGLTDPLYFSRQFKRLVGRSPSRYRKDIISSSALT